In Leptospira congkakensis, one DNA window encodes the following:
- a CDS encoding efflux RND transporter permease subunit: MKKVIHFFVYKPLVANLVFIFLFLAGMISVLSMKREAFPRVNFRQVRVLTVYPGASPVDVEKKVTIPIEEKLREVEGLDSVRSISRNSESDISIKIDLEHSNPDGVVNDIRRAVDRVTNLPTQVKDRPIVTEQKSSNFPVLEIAIHGAMNEMELQEMGRFIEDEMRKVSGVSRVDAFGKRKEEWRIRVDPELKKRYTLGFSDIINAISKRNISVPAGSFLRPITQDIRVTGEINEINDIKNIPIRSNETGNTILLSQVANVKDTYERPRVIAVVNGEPAYVLQIIKKDSADIIRTVEAVQERIDELKKQIPANIQFTELNNEGARAIKRLDVVITNSLQGLFLVVVVLILFFSFKDSLLTSLSLPLTLFATTIAFPIFDVSFNLVSMLGIIISLGMLVDNSIIISENIYKHRSKKVDSKEAAVLGASELFVPIIGSYLTTVAAFLPMAFMSGIMGKFIWQIPFMVIVALTLSLFESFLLLPVRYAQFTSHEVKKRSKHREKFRSVLENGFESLKSGFTNFITKVVNRPFLTLGCILIVFLSSCGLVGLMNFNLFPKEGIDYVMVRAEFPPDFSAQETTKQLQYFQPILDKIPKEEVQSIILKVGIQQTDPTDPLTRIGEQLGMAQIILVPETERKRTAQEIFGELEPDLKKLPGAVSVMVDLVVNGPPIGAAVTVAIEGRDYKTLKQISNEMQGFLKKQEGVININDDYKPGREEIQIRMKDTASAITGIDTEVTAYYVRTAMEGLEASNLRKGKDEVKIVIQNDDQFRDGLEDLDSIQISNKFGLLTPITAVTTKTTVQGIEALYHNDYEKAITVLADVDEAKTSSSIVNAKIVDEFGNIGKKYPGYKIKFRGEQEETAKSMVSLLTAGVLAFFGIFAILAIIFNSIKKPILILLSIPLGFVGVVFGFLISGKALSFLAMIGIIGLAGVIVNASIVLVDTIEEFQAKGEGLYNSLITASAERFRPILVTTLTTMAGMIPTAYAIGGSDPLLIPMTLSLAWGLGFGTFGSLIFIPASFSAYYKLKKRT; the protein is encoded by the coding sequence ATGAAAAAAGTTATCCATTTCTTCGTCTACAAACCATTAGTTGCCAATTTGGTTTTTATCTTTTTGTTCCTTGCGGGGATGATTTCCGTTTTATCTATGAAACGAGAAGCGTTCCCTCGGGTAAACTTTCGCCAGGTACGTGTTCTTACGGTTTATCCTGGCGCAAGTCCTGTGGACGTAGAGAAAAAAGTTACCATTCCCATTGAAGAGAAATTACGTGAAGTAGAAGGATTGGATTCTGTTCGTTCCATCTCTCGTAACTCCGAATCCGATATCAGTATCAAAATCGATTTAGAACACAGTAATCCTGATGGTGTTGTGAACGATATCAGACGTGCTGTAGATCGTGTGACTAATTTACCTACGCAAGTCAAAGACAGACCTATTGTTACAGAACAAAAGAGTTCCAACTTTCCAGTGTTAGAGATTGCGATTCATGGTGCCATGAATGAAATGGAACTTCAGGAAATGGGTCGATTCATCGAAGATGAAATGCGCAAAGTTTCTGGTGTTTCTCGTGTGGATGCTTTTGGAAAACGAAAAGAAGAGTGGCGCATTCGTGTTGATCCTGAATTAAAGAAACGATACACACTTGGTTTTTCAGATATCATCAATGCCATTTCCAAAAGAAATATCAGTGTTCCTGCAGGTTCTTTTTTAAGACCGATCACTCAAGACATTCGAGTGACTGGTGAAATTAATGAAATCAACGATATTAAAAATATCCCCATTCGTTCGAATGAAACCGGAAATACGATTCTTTTATCGCAAGTTGCCAATGTAAAAGATACTTATGAAAGGCCACGTGTGATTGCTGTTGTGAATGGGGAACCGGCTTACGTCTTACAAATCATTAAAAAAGACAGTGCTGACATCATTCGTACAGTGGAAGCAGTTCAAGAACGAATTGATGAATTAAAAAAACAAATTCCAGCAAACATTCAATTTACGGAATTAAACAATGAAGGAGCACGTGCGATCAAAAGATTGGATGTTGTAATTACAAACTCACTTCAAGGTTTGTTTTTGGTTGTTGTTGTTCTAATCCTCTTTTTTAGTTTTAAAGATTCACTTTTAACAAGTTTATCTTTACCACTGACATTGTTTGCAACTACCATTGCATTTCCTATTTTTGATGTATCTTTCAACTTAGTATCAATGCTCGGGATTATCATTTCCCTGGGGATGTTAGTTGATAATAGTATTATCATTTCTGAAAACATCTACAAACATCGATCTAAAAAAGTTGATTCTAAAGAAGCAGCTGTTCTTGGTGCAAGTGAATTGTTTGTTCCTATCATTGGTTCTTACCTAACCACTGTTGCTGCATTTTTACCGATGGCATTTATGTCTGGAATTATGGGTAAATTCATTTGGCAGATTCCATTTATGGTGATCGTTGCTTTGACTTTATCTTTGTTTGAATCTTTTTTATTACTTCCTGTTCGTTATGCACAGTTCACATCTCACGAAGTCAAAAAACGTTCGAAACATCGCGAAAAGTTTCGTTCTGTTTTAGAAAATGGATTTGAATCTTTAAAGTCTGGATTCACAAATTTTATCACAAAGGTTGTGAATCGTCCTTTTCTCACACTAGGTTGTATTCTAATCGTGTTTTTATCTTCTTGCGGACTTGTCGGACTCATGAACTTCAATTTGTTTCCGAAGGAAGGAATTGATTATGTAATGGTTCGTGCGGAATTTCCTCCTGACTTTTCAGCTCAAGAAACCACCAAACAACTGCAATACTTTCAACCAATTTTGGATAAAATTCCAAAAGAAGAAGTACAAAGTATCATTTTAAAAGTTGGAATCCAACAAACGGATCCAACAGATCCATTAACTCGGATTGGGGAACAGTTGGGAATGGCACAGATCATTCTTGTTCCAGAAACAGAACGAAAACGAACTGCCCAGGAAATTTTTGGTGAATTAGAACCAGATTTAAAAAAACTTCCAGGTGCTGTTTCAGTTATGGTGGATTTGGTTGTGAACGGTCCACCAATTGGGGCTGCGGTGACTGTTGCAATCGAAGGACGCGATTATAAAACTTTGAAACAAATTTCGAATGAGATGCAAGGTTTTCTCAAAAAACAAGAAGGTGTGATCAATATCAATGATGATTACAAACCTGGTAGAGAAGAAATTCAAATTCGTATGAAAGACACTGCCTCTGCCATTACGGGAATTGATACTGAAGTTACTGCTTATTATGTGCGAACTGCGATGGAAGGGTTAGAGGCATCTAACTTGCGTAAGGGTAAAGATGAAGTCAAAATCGTAATCCAGAATGATGACCAGTTCCGTGATGGATTGGAAGACTTGGATTCTATTCAAATATCTAATAAATTTGGTCTCCTAACACCAATCACTGCGGTTACCACAAAAACTACCGTCCAAGGGATTGAAGCGTTGTATCATAATGATTATGAAAAAGCCATTACTGTCCTTGCTGACGTGGATGAAGCCAAAACAAGTTCTTCTATTGTGAATGCTAAAATCGTGGATGAGTTTGGAAACATTGGTAAAAAGTATCCTGGTTATAAAATCAAATTTCGAGGAGAACAAGAAGAAACTGCCAAGTCTATGGTTTCACTTCTTACCGCTGGTGTTCTGGCATTCTTTGGAATTTTTGCCATCCTTGCGATCATCTTCAATAGTATCAAAAAACCAATTCTGATTTTGTTATCGATTCCTTTAGGATTTGTTGGGGTTGTATTTGGGTTTTTGATTTCAGGAAAGGCTTTAAGTTTTCTTGCTATGATCGGGATCATTGGTCTTGCGGGAGTGATCGTGAACGCTTCCATTGTACTTGTGGATACCATCGAAGAATTTCAAGCAAAGGGAGAAGGTTTGTATAATTCTCTCATTACCGCATCAGCAGAAAGATTCCGACCGATTTTGGTAACAACACTCACCACCATGGCCGGAATGATTCCTACAGCTTATGCGATCGGTGGATCGGATCCTCTTCTCATTCCTATGACACTTTCTTTGGCATGGGGACTTGGATTTGGAACCTTTGGATCACTCATCTTTATCCCTGCAAGTTTCTCTGCTTATTACAAACTAAAAAAACGAACGTAA
- a CDS encoding DsbA family oxidoreductase, translating into MSTNSEPFSIDIVSDVACPWCYVGKKKLELALQTVGTKIDPQVRWRPFQLSPEIPEEGIDYKEHLTQKFGSLDRLDGAWQRLTDIGKSVGIPFQFEAIPKATNTLILHALVAGLSTLEEQAKLVDLFFSANFTEGKDLTDKETIWKVAEPLYKDRVKFDAIFADPELKEHIRQEIAYYHQNGISGVPYFIIGGKYAVSGAQDPSVFVEVIETVLKERESEKQSQ; encoded by the coding sequence ATGTCAACCAACTCTGAACCTTTTTCCATTGATATCGTATCCGATGTAGCTTGCCCTTGGTGTTATGTAGGAAAAAAGAAACTGGAGTTGGCTCTCCAAACTGTAGGAACTAAAATTGATCCACAAGTTCGATGGAGACCTTTCCAACTTTCACCAGAAATTCCAGAAGAAGGAATTGATTACAAAGAACACCTAACACAAAAATTTGGAAGTTTGGATAGATTGGATGGAGCTTGGCAACGTCTCACAGATATCGGAAAATCTGTTGGAATTCCTTTTCAGTTTGAAGCCATACCGAAAGCCACGAACACACTTATATTACATGCACTTGTAGCTGGACTTTCTACTTTAGAAGAACAAGCTAAGCTCGTGGATTTGTTTTTTTCTGCCAATTTTACAGAAGGAAAAGATCTTACTGACAAAGAAACCATTTGGAAAGTGGCAGAACCATTGTACAAAGACCGTGTTAAGTTTGATGCAATTTTTGCAGATCCAGAACTCAAAGAACATATCCGACAAGAAATAGCTTATTACCATCAAAATGGAATCAGTGGGGTTCCTTATTTTATCATCGGTGGAAAGTATGCTGTGAGTGGGGCACAAGACCCATCTGTTTTTGTGGAAGTGATTGAAACTGTTTTAAAAGAACGCGAGTCAGAAAAACAAAGTCAATAA
- a CDS encoding Acg family FMN-binding oxidoreductase — protein MKLTRKRFLINSFATGALVSLSTLQKNLYAYGAESSALHRKDPLGFAESLGFTKPLDQILVTALLAPNSHNSQPWKIKRVSDSEFLLFGDGEKQLPEIDSLNRQFFHTQGCFLELAHLTADKLMFDTKIVYFPKGKPSPKTFLSTPIAKFQIFPKSKCVHDFLFSGVPDRRMNRSIYSGDLMTKEEIEDLKMLMGPSHHKLLFINDPKQLESILPILDAAFAMETNRTESNELNRKWFRVSKEDIYQKRDGLTLEGNGLSGIKLWFAKTFFVDLSKEAWHSESSKAAGIQMFQNQVYSSKALVFLITEGSDEERTWIETGRDFMRVSLACAVRKVAFHTMNQSVEDYPESRTFTKHLKTILGLKSKEQIQLIARMGRSSYEYDSPRRELESFMI, from the coding sequence ATGAAGCTCACAAGAAAAAGATTTCTAATTAACAGTTTTGCCACCGGTGCCTTGGTTTCCCTGTCCACATTACAAAAGAATTTATATGCTTACGGGGCCGAATCTTCCGCCCTACACAGAAAAGACCCACTTGGGTTTGCGGAGTCTTTGGGGTTCACCAAACCGCTAGACCAGATCCTTGTGACGGCCCTACTTGCTCCCAATTCTCATAATTCCCAACCTTGGAAAATCAAACGGGTTTCCGACTCCGAATTTTTGCTTTTTGGTGACGGAGAAAAACAACTCCCAGAAATCGATTCCCTAAACCGGCAATTTTTCCACACACAGGGTTGTTTTTTAGAACTTGCTCACTTAACAGCCGATAAACTAATGTTTGATACCAAAATCGTGTACTTTCCAAAAGGGAAACCAAGTCCAAAAACTTTTTTGTCCACACCTATTGCCAAATTTCAAATTTTTCCCAAATCAAAATGTGTGCATGACTTTTTATTTTCTGGAGTACCTGACCGCCGAATGAACCGTTCCATATATTCGGGAGATTTGATGACTAAAGAAGAAATAGAAGACTTAAAAATGTTAATGGGTCCAAGCCATCATAAATTGCTTTTTATCAATGATCCTAAACAATTAGAATCTATACTTCCGATACTGGATGCAGCTTTCGCTATGGAAACCAATCGTACCGAATCGAATGAACTGAATCGCAAATGGTTTCGCGTTTCTAAAGAAGACATCTATCAAAAACGAGATGGACTCACACTCGAAGGGAATGGACTTTCGGGAATCAAACTTTGGTTTGCCAAAACATTCTTTGTGGATTTATCTAAGGAAGCTTGGCATTCCGAATCTTCCAAAGCTGCCGGAATCCAAATGTTCCAAAACCAAGTTTATTCTTCCAAGGCACTTGTTTTTTTGATTACGGAAGGATCTGACGAAGAACGTACATGGATCGAAACCGGAAGGGATTTTATGCGTGTTAGTTTGGCCTGTGCGGTTCGAAAGGTTGCCTTTCATACCATGAACCAATCTGTGGAAGATTATCCTGAAAGTAGAACTTTCACCAAACACTTGAAAACGATACTCGGACTAAAATCCAAAGAACAAATCCAATTGATTGCAAGGATGGGAAGAAGTTCCTATGAATACGATTCCCCTAGACGTGAATTAGAAAGTTTTATGATTTAA
- a CDS encoding sulfite exporter TauE/SafE family protein: MDLNFQIYNEFVWGFWPGIIVVFGVGFFVGYLASFLGLGGGFIYTPFFHSFFHLTAVQAVAVSLAQMPVSSLSGLFVYYKNNKIRWKQGFLLLCTSIPTAQYTAYKFGRFEDTELGKQLYYGIPFSEFIYLIVFTVFLGILAIYNLITALKRRKKYYQSLEVQSQNSYPTLMASSEISDSNSNSGSNAGLSASTQKNHSESFSYSRKSVVIVLLTGIFFGLFSSFFGIGGGFLAVPLFVYYFRMSPVEAVATSFLGIFLTSFGTSVLYFFQGKLHLELALVGSFGGIFGARIGSLKAINAKPYTILLVTATFQFLVVIWYVIGKLPKF; this comes from the coding sequence TTGGATCTCAACTTTCAAATATACAATGAGTTTGTTTGGGGATTTTGGCCCGGGATCATCGTTGTATTTGGAGTTGGGTTCTTTGTTGGGTATTTAGCATCGTTTTTGGGACTCGGGGGTGGATTCATTTACACCCCTTTCTTTCATAGTTTTTTCCATCTAACGGCAGTTCAAGCAGTTGCTGTTTCTCTAGCACAGATGCCGGTATCTTCTCTTTCCGGACTTTTTGTTTATTATAAAAACAATAAAATTAGATGGAAACAAGGGTTCCTTTTACTTTGTACGTCAATCCCTACAGCCCAGTACACTGCCTATAAATTTGGTAGGTTTGAGGACACCGAACTCGGCAAACAATTGTATTATGGGATTCCGTTTTCGGAGTTTATCTATCTAATTGTATTTACTGTTTTTTTAGGAATCCTTGCGATTTATAATTTGATAACAGCACTAAAAAGAAGGAAAAAATACTACCAATCTTTGGAAGTGCAGTCCCAAAATTCTTATCCAACTCTTATGGCCTCTTCCGAAATCTCTGATTCTAATTCCAATTCTGGTTCAAACGCGGGTTTGTCTGCATCGACTCAAAAGAATCATTCAGAATCTTTTTCTTATTCTCGCAAATCGGTAGTGATTGTCCTTTTGACGGGAATCTTCTTTGGTTTGTTTTCTTCTTTTTTTGGAATTGGTGGAGGGTTCTTAGCAGTCCCTTTATTTGTGTATTACTTTCGAATGAGTCCTGTGGAAGCCGTTGCCACTTCTTTTCTTGGAATTTTTCTCACTTCCTTTGGAACCAGTGTATTGTATTTTTTCCAAGGAAAGTTACATTTGGAACTTGCCCTTGTGGGAAGTTTTGGTGGGATCTTTGGGGCAAGGATTGGTTCTTTAAAAGCAATCAATGCCAAACCATACACCATTCTCCTTGTTACAGCCACATTCCAATTCTTAGTAGTGATTTGGTATGTAATTGGAAAACTACCAAAGTTTTAA
- a CDS encoding LIC12231 family lipoprotein, protein MTIARTKVLKLGLLISVFFVLSNCLISYKDHPKILPLPAEEKTIDANFVYVLPTFPQLNLGGREALKNYFQNKTRFKNTVEGVDVPKSGYLVNVKVNYRSPSPEATVFLGISTLTATLLPAWSTQDGYDIQYLLYKDGKKVATYDYHIFRTYAQWLLFVPISWYNFETATEREVFERTTLKFFEDAKEHF, encoded by the coding sequence ATGACCATAGCCAGAACTAAAGTTTTAAAATTAGGATTATTAATCTCTGTATTTTTTGTTTTATCCAATTGTTTGATTAGTTATAAAGACCATCCAAAAATTCTTCCTCTTCCTGCGGAAGAAAAAACAATTGATGCAAATTTTGTTTATGTACTTCCCACTTTTCCCCAACTCAACTTAGGGGGAAGGGAAGCCTTAAAGAATTATTTTCAAAACAAAACTCGTTTTAAAAACACAGTGGAAGGAGTGGATGTACCAAAGTCAGGGTATTTGGTGAATGTAAAGGTTAACTACCGTTCACCGTCCCCAGAAGCAACTGTGTTTCTTGGAATTTCCACTTTAACAGCGACATTACTTCCTGCATGGTCAACACAAGACGGATACGATATCCAATACCTTCTCTATAAAGATGGAAAAAAAGTAGCAACTTATGATTACCATATTTTTAGAACCTATGCGCAGTGGCTTTTATTTGTTCCTATCTCTTGGTACAATTTTGAAACTGCAACGGAAAGAGAAGTATTCGAAAGAACCACTCTCAAGTTTTTTGAGGATGCCAAGGAACATTTCTAA
- a CDS encoding YihY/virulence factor BrkB family protein has translation MKRLRRFFSEVYLYDVHGLASELSFTFLLTLFPLLVVFVTLLGLLQDPRTINLVTDQIGKFLPAPIFQPIDKSVENLTKVKSYNVIALSIAISFFSSLTIFGTISKALRFISRDETKVGFIASQWINFRLLVISLVLLVLYFYLTYGMVHAERYLFQKFRFGFFRNSPYLSVSLIILPYSIGLFTFYYAYITKAKTTLKENLPGAIFASLLVLGMSFGFQFYLKMKNVGVNYSLAYDLISKMVVLMLYTYINSTFFIWGFLWNQVLADDRNKKSQSKK, from the coding sequence ATGAAACGACTCCGACGATTTTTCAGTGAAGTGTACTTGTACGATGTCCATGGTCTGGCTTCGGAACTTTCGTTTACTTTCCTTCTGACTCTCTTCCCACTTCTTGTGGTTTTTGTGACCTTACTTGGACTTTTGCAAGATCCGAGAACGATCAACTTAGTGACCGATCAAATTGGTAAATTTTTACCCGCACCCATTTTCCAACCTATAGACAAAAGTGTAGAAAATCTAACAAAAGTTAAAAGTTACAATGTAATTGCTCTGAGCATTGCCATTTCGTTTTTTTCGAGTTTAACCATTTTTGGAACCATATCCAAAGCCCTTCGTTTTATTTCAAGGGATGAAACAAAGGTTGGTTTTATTGCTTCGCAGTGGATCAACTTTCGATTGCTTGTGATCTCTCTTGTGTTACTTGTTTTGTATTTTTATTTAACCTATGGAATGGTTCACGCAGAACGATATTTGTTCCAAAAGTTTCGATTTGGATTTTTTAGAAATAGTCCTTATTTATCAGTCTCTCTGATTATTTTGCCATATAGCATTGGACTTTTTACATTTTATTATGCTTATATTACCAAAGCAAAAACCACTTTAAAAGAAAATTTGCCGGGTGCCATTTTTGCATCTCTACTAGTTCTTGGAATGAGTTTTGGATTTCAGTTTTATTTAAAAATGAAAAACGTAGGTGTGAATTATTCTTTAGCTTACGATTTGATATCTAAGATGGTAGTTTTGATGTTGTATACTTATATCAACTCAACATTTTTTATTTGGGGATTTTTATGGAACCAGGTCCTAGCGGATGATCGAAATAAAAAATCTCAGTCTAAAAAATAA
- a CDS encoding ABC-F family ATP-binding cassette domain-containing protein has product MIQFIQIHQHFGPKVLFEGFSWHIKPGCRVAIVGPNGSGKTTLFQMAAGKMKPESGEVIRSKNTVLSLFQQIPEFSPETSVIDTVLDENKLYAEYDGKRKLIESKFETINHEDPAFEDLLHEQSDLEEFAHLHDLHGLEARAKKILSGLGFSTADFQRKTREFSPGYHHRIGLAIALLNPHNLLLLDEPTNHLDDKTKSWLADFLVSQNQAFVLVTHDPEFLNQTVDTIIEINPHGTFEFQGSLEEFFEAKNEIQEQLRAQFEKEETYLKSRMEWVERFRAQATKARQVQSVIKRLEKRDKLENPEESFWNQKPDYQFQFVPSSNIILRLENASFSYPDKNTGVKKTIFENAEIEISAGDKVALVGPNGAGKSTLMRCLLERHKLDSGSLYYGPKTKLGYFSQTHGEDLDESLNLVETVIKKYPELSEEKARTLLGHFAFPGDGVFKSVKHLSGGEQSRLRLALLVNHPTNCLFLDEPTNHLDIVIREAVKRALIDFPGSLLIISHDPDFMKGLCNRTFQLSGGVLQNLNCSFDDYLKFHKEDETESPAQNTTGKSKFEEKKANPQASKNKRKKLEKEIADLEVQIERLEKNKKDKEELLQDPEFFKNRSFQLEMDTYNDIKREIALLTKRWEDVTIELEEMGGVT; this is encoded by the coding sequence TTGATCCAATTCATCCAAATCCACCAACACTTCGGCCCCAAAGTCCTCTTTGAGGGATTCAGCTGGCATATCAAACCAGGGTGTCGCGTAGCGATTGTTGGCCCGAACGGTTCCGGAAAAACCACCCTATTCCAAATGGCGGCCGGAAAGATGAAACCCGAATCTGGGGAAGTCATTCGTTCCAAAAATACCGTCCTTTCCCTTTTCCAACAGATTCCAGAATTCAGTCCCGAGACTTCCGTCATAGACACTGTCCTTGATGAAAACAAACTCTATGCCGAGTATGATGGAAAACGAAAACTCATCGAATCCAAATTCGAAACGATAAATCATGAAGATCCTGCTTTTGAAGATTTACTCCACGAACAAAGTGATCTAGAAGAATTTGCCCACTTACACGACTTACACGGTCTGGAAGCAAGAGCCAAAAAAATTCTATCGGGCCTTGGATTTTCTACGGCTGACTTCCAAAGAAAAACCAGAGAATTTTCTCCGGGTTATCACCACCGGATTGGTCTAGCCATTGCCCTTCTCAATCCACATAATTTATTACTACTCGATGAACCTACAAACCATTTGGATGATAAAACCAAATCATGGTTAGCTGACTTTTTAGTATCTCAAAACCAAGCCTTTGTTCTTGTAACACACGATCCAGAATTTTTAAACCAAACGGTTGATACCATCATCGAAATCAATCCTCATGGAACGTTTGAATTCCAAGGAAGTTTGGAAGAATTCTTTGAAGCCAAAAATGAAATCCAAGAACAACTAAGAGCCCAATTCGAAAAAGAAGAAACCTATCTAAAAAGCCGAATGGAATGGGTGGAACGATTTCGTGCCCAAGCAACAAAAGCAAGGCAAGTCCAATCAGTCATCAAACGATTGGAAAAAAGAGACAAACTGGAAAATCCGGAAGAATCTTTTTGGAATCAAAAACCTGATTACCAATTCCAATTTGTTCCCTCTAGTAATATCATCCTTCGTTTAGAAAATGCCTCCTTTTCTTATCCCGATAAAAATACAGGTGTGAAAAAAACCATCTTTGAAAATGCAGAAATCGAAATTTCTGCTGGCGACAAAGTCGCACTCGTTGGCCCGAATGGAGCAGGGAAATCAACCCTAATGCGTTGTCTTTTAGAAAGGCATAAGTTGGATTCTGGTTCTCTCTATTATGGCCCAAAAACCAAACTAGGATATTTTTCCCAAACTCACGGGGAAGATCTGGATGAAAGCCTAAACCTTGTTGAAACCGTAATCAAAAAATACCCAGAACTCAGTGAAGAAAAAGCAAGAACCTTACTTGGACACTTTGCCTTTCCAGGAGATGGAGTTTTTAAATCCGTAAAACACTTATCAGGTGGAGAGCAGAGTAGACTTCGGCTGGCCCTCCTTGTGAACCATCCGACCAATTGCCTATTTTTAGATGAACCCACAAACCATTTGGATATTGTGATCCGGGAAGCGGTCAAACGGGCTCTCATTGATTTTCCAGGAAGCCTTCTCATCATTAGCCACGATCCTGATTTTATGAAGGGACTTTGTAACCGCACCTTCCAACTTTCTGGCGGTGTCTTACAAAACCTAAATTGCAGCTTTGACGATTACCTCAAGTTCCATAAGGAAGATGAAACGGAATCTCCGGCCCAAAATACCACCGGCAAATCTAAATTTGAAGAAAAAAAAGCCAATCCACAAGCCAGCAAAAACAAACGAAAAAAATTAGAGAAAGAAATTGCCGATTTGGAAGTCCAAATAGAAAGACTGGAAAAAAATAAAAAGGACAAAGAGGAACTTTTACAGGATCCAGAGTTCTTTAAAAACAGAAGTTTTCAGTTGGAAATGGACACTTATAACGATATTAAAAGAGAGATTGCCCTCCTCACGAAACGTTGGGAGGATGTAACTATAGAACTAGAGGAAATGGGCGGAGTCACATAA
- a CDS encoding rhodanese-like domain-containing protein, giving the protein MVPEIDVVSFKKRLDARAEGKDDFFVLDVRNPNEQQIALVPGTDKLIPVSELAARIEEIKNQIDKEILVYCRSGGRSGMACGILAQAGFKSYKNVAGGTLAYSDLVDPSMQKY; this is encoded by the coding sequence ATGGTACCGGAAATCGATGTAGTCAGTTTTAAAAAACGTCTAGATGCACGTGCAGAAGGAAAGGATGATTTTTTTGTATTGGATGTAAGAAACCCGAATGAACAACAAATTGCCCTGGTTCCCGGAACAGACAAACTCATTCCCGTGAGCGAACTTGCAGCTCGGATCGAAGAAATCAAAAACCAAATCGATAAAGAAATTTTAGTGTATTGCCGTTCGGGTGGAAGATCAGGAATGGCCTGTGGCATTTTGGCCCAAGCAGGATTTAAATCCTACAAAAACGTAGCGGGAGGAACCTTAGCCTATTCCGATTTAGTCGATCCTTCCATGCAAAAGTATTAA
- a CDS encoding 3-deoxy-7-phosphoheptulonate synthase: MKPTANLRILEQHSLIPPSVIMEEFPLTDEACEVVVRTRSEISDIIHGKDNKRMLVVVGPCSVHDIGAVMEYASKLKPKIEEFKNELLIVMRVYFEKPRTTVGWKGLINDPDLDGSFHINKGLQLARKLLLDLNNMGIPCGTEFLDVISPQYIADLVAWGAIGARTTESQVHRELASGLSAPIGFKNGTDGNVQIAVDAIRSASSSHHFLSVTNQGSSAIFRTAGNKDTHVILRGGNKGPNFDEASVNEVGAQIEKAGLPPKVMVDCSHGNSQKDYRKQPAVIDVVAEQFAKGSKNILGVMIESHLKEGNQSIDAKPLTYGQSITDACVSWETTVPMLERLAEAARKRK; this comes from the coding sequence ATGAAACCTACAGCCAATTTAAGAATTTTAGAACAACATAGTCTGATCCCTCCTTCTGTCATTATGGAAGAATTTCCGTTAACTGACGAAGCTTGTGAAGTAGTCGTTCGCACCAGAAGTGAAATTTCTGATATCATCCACGGCAAAGACAACAAGCGTATGTTAGTTGTTGTTGGACCTTGTTCTGTCCATGACATTGGTGCCGTGATGGAATATGCATCCAAACTCAAACCAAAAATCGAAGAGTTTAAAAATGAACTTCTGATTGTGATGCGAGTTTATTTTGAAAAACCGAGAACCACTGTGGGTTGGAAAGGACTTATCAATGATCCAGATTTAGATGGATCATTTCATATCAACAAAGGCCTCCAACTAGCTCGTAAACTTTTATTAGATCTTAACAATATGGGAATTCCTTGCGGAACCGAATTTTTAGATGTCATCTCTCCCCAGTACATTGCTGACTTAGTGGCATGGGGTGCCATTGGGGCAAGAACCACAGAAAGCCAAGTCCACCGGGAATTGGCTTCTGGTCTTTCGGCACCTATCGGTTTCAAAAATGGAACCGATGGCAATGTTCAAATTGCAGTGGATGCCATTCGTTCTGCAAGTTCTAGTCATCATTTTCTTTCTGTTACCAACCAAGGAAGTAGTGCCATCTTTCGCACGGCTGGAAACAAAGACACTCATGTAATTTTACGTGGGGGAAACAAAGGACCTAACTTTGACGAGGCGTCAGTCAACGAAGTGGGTGCACAAATTGAAAAAGCAGGCCTCCCTCCAAAAGTAATGGTAGATTGTTCTCATGGCAATAGCCAAAAAGACTATCGCAAACAACCAGCTGTGATTGATGTTGTGGCAGAACAATTTGCCAAAGGTAGTAAAAACATTTTAGGTGTGATGATTGAAAGCCACTTAAAAGAAGGAAACCAATCCATCGATGCCAAACCTCTGACTTATGGCCAGTCCATCACAGATGCTTGTGTCTCTTGGGAAACAACAGTTCCTATGCTCGAGAGATTGGCCGAAGCGGCGAGAAAGAGAAAATAA